In Chloroflexota bacterium, one DNA window encodes the following:
- the grpE gene encoding nucleotide exchange factor GrpE: MAEDAKTNETQQQAEEPAAPTAQETAPTGAAEADEKELLRQALEKAQAEAKDYLDQLLRSRADYANYKRRAEQEKQELIRRGNANLIVQLLPVLDDFERAFQSLPSGLEKLTWLDGIALVHRKLQLILEKEGLQPIQINGRKFDPTEHEAIGYEECDDVEDGMIVVEVQKGYKLGDRVLRPTLVRVARRPVAPAAEAKASAEGPSQAQGAETPQE, translated from the coding sequence ATGGCTGAAGACGCGAAGACCAACGAGACACAGCAACAGGCAGAGGAACCCGCCGCTCCCACGGCACAGGAGACCGCCCCGACGGGCGCGGCCGAGGCGGACGAGAAGGAATTGTTGCGCCAGGCGCTTGAAAAGGCGCAGGCCGAAGCGAAGGACTATCTGGATCAACTCCTTCGCTCGCGCGCCGACTACGCCAACTACAAGCGTCGCGCCGAACAGGAGAAGCAGGAACTGATCCGCCGCGGCAACGCGAACCTGATCGTGCAATTGCTGCCCGTGCTGGACGACTTTGAGCGGGCCTTCCAGTCGCTGCCGTCTGGCCTGGAAAAACTCACGTGGCTGGACGGGATCGCCCTGGTGCACCGCAAACTGCAACTGATTCTGGAGAAGGAGGGCCTGCAACCCATCCAGATCAACGGCCGAAAGTTTGACCCGACGGAGCACGAGGCCATCGGCTACGAAGAGTGCGACGATGTGGAAGACGGCATGATCGTGGTCGAGGTGCAGAAGGGCTACAAACTCGGCGACCGCGTCCTGCGCCCGACGCTGGTTCGCGTGGCCCGACGGCCCGTCGCGCCCGCCGCGGAGGCGAAGGCCAGCGCCGAAGGCCCATCGCAGGCGCAGGGCGCGGAGACCCCGCAGGAATAG